In Desertifilum tharense IPPAS B-1220, the DNA window GCCTCTCGCCGGATCTCGGTTGGGGCGATACGTTCAGGGCGTTGATGGGCAATCCGGAACATCCGCCGCTGTACTATCTGATGAGTCGCTTGTGGGTGCAGGTTTTTGGCAGTTCGGTGGCGACGTTTCGCGCTTTATCGGCGACGATTAGTCTTTTAAGCTTTCCGGCGCTGTATTGGTTGTGTTTGGAATTATTTGGTTCGGCGCGGGTGGGCTGGATCGCGATCGCGCTGCTCGCAATTGCGCCATTTCACGTCCTCTATGCTCAAGAAGCCAGACCCTATAGTTTGTGGATCGCCATGACCATACTAGCCAGTGCGGCGCTGATTCGAGCCATGCGGATTCCTTCTGGGCGCAATTGGTGGCTATACGCGCTGATGGTGGTTCTGAATTTATACACCACGTTGTTCTCAGGATTGGCGATCGCTTCCCATGCGCTTTATCTGCTAATTTTAGAACGATTTCGCTGGACGCCTACTCTCAAGGCGGCTTGCGGGGCGTGGTTGGTGGGGGCGATCGCGTTTCTGCCTTGGATGGGTGTCATTTTAGCCCATTGGCAGCAATTTCAAACTAAAACCCAATGGGCTAGCCAAGGTAAAAATTTACCCACCTTGATGAGATTTTGGGGTCTGCATCTCAGCAGCAATTTTATCGATCTACCGCTAGAATTTGCGAACCCAATCCTGATTGTGTTTGCCCTAGCTAGCTTGTTATTTGTGGGCTATGGGTTCAAAATTCTGATTAAACATACTCCCCAACCCGTTTGGCTATTTTTATTGCTGTTAGCGATGGGGAGTGCAGCATTCTTAATCGTTGCCGATCTGGTTCGAGGCGGTCAAATTTCTGGCAATAGTCGCTATTTTGTCCCCACGTATGTTGCAGTTCCCGTTGTCAGCGCCTATTTATTTGCCCGAAAAATCTATACCCCAAATGTTCGATCCCGCTTATTGTGGATGAGCGCCCTTTCTTTTACGATTTCCTGCGGCATAATTTCTTGTAGCCTCAGCTTTACGGCTGAAGCTTGGTGGAACAAAGTGCTGAGTTACAACAATCCCCAAATTGCCCGCATTATTAATACATCTCCCAATCCTTTAGTCGTCAGTCAATATTCAGATATTCGTCTGGGTAACTTAATTTCGCTTTCTTATAAACTCAGACCGGATGTTAAACTGCAACTGGTGATTGAACCTAATATTCCACAAATCTCGCAGGACTTTAGCGATATCTTTGTCTACGAACCGTCTGAAGTTTTAACGCAAGAACTAATGGCGCGTTACGATTTGATGATGACGCCGATTGCAAATGCGCCGCTGCTGCGTTTGAATCCAAGAGTAGGCGGGTTTTAAGGGTTGAGATAAGGCAATCAATAACAGAAAGAGCGATCGCAATTCGTTCGGCGTTTGGAGCGGCTTCCAGCGTTCGGGCTGGCAAAACAAAAGCTTGACTAATTGAAAGTATTGTGCATCATCCATCTCTTGGAATTGAATAGAAAGCTGAGAACCCCGTTGTAATACTTTACCGCTCAGTTGCAACCCAGATTCAACGAATTCTAGTTGAACCGTATCGGAAAAATATTCAGGAAAATTTCCGGTTTCTGAAAGGATAATTTGGGTTCCAGCTTCCGATATTTTTGCAGTCATTCCCCACACTTCGCGTCCGTTTTCTTGGGGCAAAATTTTGACAATTCGTTGTAAAGGAAACCACTCATAAATATCCGGTTTCGGGATATCAACAAGGACAATTAACGCCACTCCTAAAACGAGAAGATTGTAGCTATTCCAGAAGAAACTCCACTGCGCCTCAGCAATTTGGGTTGTTGGGGTGGGGATGAGTCCATTAGAGGAGAAATAGTAGGGTTTGAGGACAGAAAGATTATCGAGCAAGCAAACTGAAGTGGCGATTAGTAGGATAATTAAAGGGAAGGCTAAAGACCAGTTGAACTGATAGCGATCGCGCGAGGTTCCCTTGGGCGTAACTTGAAAACTTTTGCCAAATGGTTTAAATAGAGTTTGCACAACGGTTAGGGAAACTGGGATGCATTGTGCCACGCTATAAATATCAGAAAGCAAGGCGGATCGACTGCGATAATTAAGCCAAGAATAGGAAAGTAATTGAATCAGATAATAGGGAAAGAAAAAGTAAAATAGGGCTGCAAACGTTGTATTAAAGGGACTTACCCCTAAAAAGGTATAAGCCAGAGGCGCGAGTAAGAAGAAGAGACGAAACGTACTGGTAAACCATTGAACCATCCCCTCAAAATGCGCCAAACGTTGCATGAAACTTAAGCCGGGAATGCGTAAGGGGTTCGCCGCAATAAAAAAGCCCTGAAGCGTGCCTCTAGCCCAACGCAGGCGTTGTAGAATATGACCAGCCATATTTTCTGCACAAAGTCCAGCGCTGAGACTTTCATTGAGGTAAATAACGCGATCGCCATTAGCCGACAGTCGCACGCTAGTATAGTAATCTTCGCTGAGAGAGTCGGTGACAAATCCGCCAATTTTCTCTAGGGCGGAACGTCTAGCCACAAAAGAACTCCCATAACACAAAGCCGTCTCAACGCTATCGCGCAGAACTTGGTAATAACGGGAAAAGACTTCAACTTCCTGGGGAACCCAGTTTTGAATCCCTAAATTGCGAGCCACTGGATCGGTATTATAAAAGCTTTGGTGGGTTTGGACGAGGGCAATTTTTGCCTGTTGAAAGAAACCCACCGTGCGGGTTAGAAAGTTAGTAGTGGGAATAAAGTCAGCATCGAAAACCGCAATGAGTTCTCCAGACGTTTGAGCGATCGCATGATTGAGGTTTCCCGCTTTAGCATGTAAGTTATGGGGACGGGTGATGTAGTGACAGCCCAGTTGTGCGGCGAGGGCTTTAATCTCCGGTCTGCGGGTATCATCTAACAAATACACCTGCTTATTGGGATAGTCTAAAGCTTGACAGCCGATTAACGTTCGCCGCAGAATCGCAGCCGGTTCATCGTAGGTGGGAATTAAGATATCAACGCTAGGAATATAATCGCCTGCCAATACCGCCTGAGACAATCGGTTGGCTTCGCGGGTGCGGAGTTTAACCTTAAGATTGAGATACAACTGCCAGCTATTGCTGAAGATAACGCTGAATTCCATCAACAATAGAGCAATGCTGAACGCTCCATCTAAAGGGTTGCTGAGGTTGAGGGTAGAGAGCGATCGCCATAAGAGATAACGTAGCGTTAACGCCAGTAAAATCCCTACAATGACAACGCGGGACCAAGTTTGCGGTACTGGCGATAAATGCATAACCGCGATCGCGATCGTCACCAGTGCTAGGGTGGGTAATAGCAGATATTGACGAGAAATCTCCGGAACATCCAGCAACCAATGCGGGGCATCTTGCCACATTTGTAGCCTAGCAAACAGTTGACTCACCCCTCGCACATCTGCTACCCAAGCTACCAGCAAACTACCTGCGATCGCTAATAAACCCAGCATTACCAGCGTCACCCAGGGAAAACGCTCAGAATTCCGATCCGACAAGTGATTCATCGTCACGCTTCTCCACTAAAGGTCATCCCTCAGCCATTTGCAACTACTGGCTTATTGTAATGTTCCTTTACATAGCGTGACGGTACCTCCTGAAACTGCGCTGAACTCAAACTGAGATTTTTCTCAGGAATGAAGAGGGTGGGGAGAAGAAGGGAATTGGGAGTTGGGAGTTGGGGGTTGGGGGGAAGAAGGGAATTGGGAGTTGGGAGTTGGGGGTTGGGGAAGAAGAAGGGAATTGGGAGTTGGGAGTTGGGGGTTGGGGAAGAAGAAGGGAGTTGGGAGTTGGGGGTTAGGATTTGGGGAGAAGAAAAGATAGGAAGACTTGATAACTGTCAACTCAGCACCCTCTTCCCTTCCCCACTCAGCACTCCTTTTTCCCCCCCCCCCCCCACCTCCCCATCCCCCCATCCTCTTCCCCACTCAGCACTCAGCACTTTCTACTCAGCACTATTTTCCTCTAAGGCGCGGGAGTATCAGCGCCAACAATTTCTCTAACGCGGTAGATGGGGCGGTTTTGCGATTCGTGGTAGGTTCGCATCAAGAGTTCTGCGAGTAAGCCGAAACTAAACAACTGGACGCCGGTGAGAACGAGAACAACGGCTAAGATCAGTAAAGGGCGATCGCCAATACTTTGACCTAAGCCGAGTTTTAAGAAGGTCAAATACAGACCAATACTCACCCCTAAAATCGTTGAACCTAAGCCGAATAACCCGAAAACATGCATCGGGCGGGTTAGGAATTTCTTCATAAAGAAGATCGTAAACAAATCCATCAAAACGCGGAAGGTTCGCCCTAGTCCATACTTACTTTGACCAAAGCGACGGGCGTGGTGGCGTACGGGCATTTCTGTAATTCGGGCCCCTTCAATGTAGGCTAGGGCAGGTAAAAAGCGGTGTAACTCGCCGTAAAGGTTCATATCGGCGACGACTTCAGCGCGGTAGGCTTTCAGCGAGCAGCCATAATCATGCAGCTTAACACCTGTGAGGCGACCGATCAGCCAGTTGGCAATTTTGGAAGGGAGGAGGCGGGTTAGGGCTGCGTCTTGGCGGTTTTTGCGCCAACCACTCACTAAATCATAGCCTTCGTTGAGTTTGGCAAGGAGATCGGGAATATCTGCCGGATCGTTTTGCAAGTCGCCATCTAGGGTAATCAGGACTTTACCTCTCGCATGGTTAAAGCCAGCAGCCATTGCGGGGGTTTGTCCATAGTTACGCCGCAAGACAATGGCGCGCAGGTGGGGATGGATTAAGGTTTGTTGCTTGAGCAGTTCGCCAGAACCATCTCTAGAACCATCATCGACGCAAATGAGTTCGTAGCTTAACCCCGTTTGGTTCAACGTTGAGGTAATGGCTTCAACCAGATGGGGAATGCTTTCAACTTCATTGTAAATCGGTACAATTACCGAAACCTCAATGACGGAAGGGGTTAAGTCTGATGGAACGAGGGGCTGCTGATTGACCGATAACGATTGCATTTTTTCTCTCCCTGCCTATTAATGAACCGCTGCCTAGATTAAACCAATGGTACGATACCTTTTTCAGGATGGCGAATCTCAGTGCTTTTACTTGATTTAAAGGTGTAATACCAACCCTATTTTTTCTTTTAGACAAAATTTTAGCGTTCCAGTGTAAAGGAATAGTAAACTTTTAGCCTTTAGCCCCTGGGAAAGTCTCAAAACTTGTTTAATATAGCTTTTAAAGAGTCTGGACTGACAAAAGTTACTGGAATTTACTGAGGGGTCTGAACGCTCAGATTTAACGTTTTCCTGTCCTTCTTGCCGGAGTAGATACGGGAAACTTTCAGTATCATTCTAGCCGCTGGAAGGGTCTGAACGGACGATCCGACAAGACACTCAAGATCCCTCAATCCGACAAAATACGCTCTCTCACCTCAGCAATGGTTTAGAAAAGATATCTCCCATTTATAGTAAATCAGGGTTAATATGCATTCTCGCGTCTCTCAAATTGGATTTTGGCAACATTCCAAAGTCTTTAACAAGGTATTTTGGTCTACTTTCGTTCTGGTTGCATTCTGTACGATTAGCGTTGCAGTCGTTTACTGGATTTGGGATCATCCCTATGGGACGAACTGGGATGAAGCCCGTTACATTAATCGCGCTTATCGCGATGTCGCTTTTTTCCAAGACGGAGGTTTATTTCAACTGTTTCAGGGTTTGGTAAGTGAAGATCGCAGTCGTCCGCCTGCTTACCGCATTCTGGTTTTACCGTTTTCGTTGTTGTTTGGGACAAGTACAACGCTACTGAGGGTCTGTGCTTGGGGATTCTGGGGCGCTACGCTAGGTTTTGTCTATTTAGCGGGTCGAGCGATCGCAGGCCCTATTGCAGGCGCATTTGCAGCCCTGTTTTTGCTGGTTTGTCCGATTGCGATCGGGCCGAATATGCGCTTTTATGTGGACTATCCCCTCTATTTAGCGATCGCCGCCACGTTTTACTTCTTGTTTCGCGACTGGAACCGAGAAACCCCGTCTCGCTATAACTGGATTGGTTTAGGAATTGCTCTAGGTCTAGGCGGACTGGCAAAACCCACGATTATTTTTACCATAGGCCCGGTTTTGTTCTTGGCGCTGGTTCTCAGTTGGCGGCGTATGATTACAACGCCCACGCCCAAATCGCTGATCCAAGCCTCGGTGTTAGGATTCGTTCTGATGCTACCGTGGTGGGTCTTTAACTGGAAGCCAGCGATCGCCAAAGCGTTCCTTTCCGGGGGGTTCGTGCGTCATTCTATCGCCTCAGAAAGCTTTTTTGATAAAACGCTCGGATT includes these proteins:
- a CDS encoding glycosyltransferase family 2 protein encodes the protein MQSLSVNQQPLVPSDLTPSVIEVSVIVPIYNEVESIPHLVEAITSTLNQTGLSYELICVDDGSRDGSGELLKQQTLIHPHLRAIVLRRNYGQTPAMAAGFNHARGKVLITLDGDLQNDPADIPDLLAKLNEGYDLVSGWRKNRQDAALTRLLPSKIANWLIGRLTGVKLHDYGCSLKAYRAEVVADMNLYGELHRFLPALAYIEGARITEMPVRHHARRFGQSKYGLGRTFRVLMDLFTIFFMKKFLTRPMHVFGLFGLGSTILGVSIGLYLTFLKLGLGQSIGDRPLLILAVVLVLTGVQLFSFGLLAELLMRTYHESQNRPIYRVREIVGADTPAP
- a CDS encoding glycosyltransferase family 39 protein — encoded protein: MQKQWQLPPPGLHLLIVTLLLLGVFFRLSHLDLKVYAHDEVFTSLRVAGYDAERVTQRVFSGEVLTAADLLQYQRLSPDLGWGDTFRALMGNPEHPPLYYLMSRLWVQVFGSSVATFRALSATISLLSFPALYWLCLELFGSARVGWIAIALLAIAPFHVLYAQEARPYSLWIAMTILASAALIRAMRIPSGRNWWLYALMVVLNLYTTLFSGLAIASHALYLLILERFRWTPTLKAACGAWLVGAIAFLPWMGVILAHWQQFQTKTQWASQGKNLPTLMRFWGLHLSSNFIDLPLEFANPILIVFALASLLFVGYGFKILIKHTPQPVWLFLLLLAMGSAAFLIVADLVRGGQISGNSRYFVPTYVAVPVVSAYLFARKIYTPNVRSRLLWMSALSFTISCGIISCSLSFTAEAWWNKVLSYNNPQIARIINTSPNPLVVSQYSDIRLGNLISLSYKLRPDVKLQLVIEPNIPQISQDFSDIFVYEPSEVLTQELMARYDLMMTPIANAPLLRLNPRVGGF
- a CDS encoding glycosyltransferase, with the translated sequence MNHLSDRNSERFPWVTLVMLGLLAIAGSLLVAWVADVRGVSQLFARLQMWQDAPHWLLDVPEISRQYLLLPTLALVTIAIAVMHLSPVPQTWSRVVIVGILLALTLRYLLWRSLSTLNLSNPLDGAFSIALLLMEFSVIFSNSWQLYLNLKVKLRTREANRLSQAVLAGDYIPSVDILIPTYDEPAAILRRTLIGCQALDYPNKQVYLLDDTRRPEIKALAAQLGCHYITRPHNLHAKAGNLNHAIAQTSGELIAVFDADFIPTTNFLTRTVGFFQQAKIALVQTHQSFYNTDPVARNLGIQNWVPQEVEVFSRYYQVLRDSVETALCYGSSFVARRSALEKIGGFVTDSLSEDYYTSVRLSANGDRVIYLNESLSAGLCAENMAGHILQRLRWARGTLQGFFIAANPLRIPGLSFMQRLAHFEGMVQWFTSTFRLFFLLAPLAYTFLGVSPFNTTFAALFYFFFPYYLIQLLSYSWLNYRSRSALLSDIYSVAQCIPVSLTVVQTLFKPFGKSFQVTPKGTSRDRYQFNWSLAFPLIILLIATSVCLLDNLSVLKPYYFSSNGLIPTPTTQIAEAQWSFFWNSYNLLVLGVALIVLVDIPKPDIYEWFPLQRIVKILPQENGREVWGMTAKISEAGTQIILSETGNFPEYFSDTVQLEFVESGLQLSGKVLQRGSQLSIQFQEMDDAQYFQLVKLLFCQPERWKPLQTPNELRSLFLLLIALSQPLKPAYSWIQTQQRRICNRRHHQIVTRH